TCATTTTCgaaaaacaaattttcttgtAGGATACTTTGTTCTTCAATTATTCTGACTCTTATTtcgttcgcagttcatatcgttgatcgacgggatgatcagcgaCTGTGGTTCGGAGGTGGAGCGTTTGACAGAGGGACTAGCAGAGTCGCGGGAGGCGTTGAAACGAATTGAGGCCACACTGAAATCTACTGAGGATGCTCACGCTGCTGAGAATTTACAGCTGGAGTTTCAGTTCAGCGGTCTCGAGCGGGATCTCGGAAAGTCGGCGAGTGCACTGTTTAGgatgaagaaagagaaaaaagccAAGGCTTCCGAGGTCCGTTGTCTTCAGCGCCAAATCCAGAGTCAAGAGGAACCGAGGACTCGTGAGCCAGCGGGGACCGTTGTCCCGCGGGACGAGTTTCATGCTTGCCTAACGAGGATGGTTGTTATCTTTGATTCCATCATGGCAGTCCGTAAGAAGGATCTGGCCCTGGCGGGCATCGAGGGAGGTCTAGGTGAGATCCAGCTACTCAAAGGCGAAGCGGTTCTGACTCTGGACTCTGAAGAGGCCTGGCTACTGTCTCATAAGGAGGAACTGATGGCCTCCGAAGGTGACTTCGATTCGATCCTCTCTCTCCTGAAATTTGAATGCACCCTCGCGCCGTGTTTGGAAGAGACCGAAGGGCAAGGCCGTGCAGTCGAAGAAGGCGAGGGCAATGCACTCGTGAGAGGTGACAGTGAAGTGGCTAAGGGAGGTGATGTCGATGCAGTCCCAAGCTCcgatgaggatgaggatgaagGCGGTGCTCCGAGGAGTGCCTAGGGTAACGATCCTTTCGgggattttctttgttttgttttggcctGGTCATGAGACCGTAATTTGTATGTTctgggactggccgttggtggcttcgaatccctGCCCTTGTTAGGGCTTTTTGTAAGATGCTTGGCtcaatctataaaacttttcgGTTGTTATAAATCGAGAGAACTTCTGTTTTTCGAAGTTAGAGGGCAGGGtgtgagttgtcgtctcattcCCCCCCCCCCGAATGATCACCGTATCCATTGTTTGTTGAGTACGCGAGTTTACGTGGTTTTCTGCTTTATGCGAAGGCTCATGAAAACGTACAGATTTAAGTGAAGAGACAAGTTTTGGGATCTCATAGCAGGGTGTTGATATTATGCCTTTGAGATGTCAAGATCCAGCAAGGCTgagtttagggcaagacctaggtttactttcggacTGAGGCTATTCGATGACAAGTCAGCTTTCGTTTTGCCTGTTTGCGATTTTAACATGATTCGTACCGATATAAAGTCCGCGAATTGttatcggcttatatgacttgtcttgatacgaatcgagctaCCTCCAACGGCTGTTTGGAcatgctgaccaaaattttggatttcttgtatagcgcgctatggtatccttgtcggatgtaagagagcctATCCTTTCGAGGGCGGCTGATGTCTGCTTAAGACGTTAGGGttcgtttgttgtgatcagcaacaaagaaATGATGCCAGTTTAAAGGCATTTTACAGTTAGAGGTgtactaagtttgttttggaaACGAGAATGTCGTTTTTGTAGATgtcaaaaaaattgtaactttaAGCGTGTAGCGACGTCTCGCATAGCCGAAAGTTGACCTTTTCTTTTGTGCCGCATTTGTTCGCGGGCTTTTTCCGAAGGATTCCTCTTTTACGAACGTTCGGGGGTTTTGTCGGACTAAGTGTGATAACTAATCGATTTTGCTTAGGCGCTTTGAGCGAGTCTTAGATTGCCACTTTAGCCGTTTGGCGAATAGCGGGATTGGTGACCGTAAGGTCGCGTTTTTTcgcaaaaaaaatcgaaaaaggtcgagtttttttttttgaaagtcgtgggagtatacgagtatacgtacccactcccccccccccttttttaagatggggggatagctgaactcgcttggcgagctgcctacgtaccctttttcggggatcaagccatctcgtagttcttaGTTCCCACATTGCGATTAGTGGTAGTATTTTTttaagatgcatcgcgttccaggttcttTGGATCTTGACGTCTTGCATGTTCGCGATTTGGTACGATCCTGGTCGGACCACCTTTATGACcttgtatggtccttcccagtttgcttcCAGTTTTCCTGCGTTACGTTCGgcagtgttttggaagactttgcacAGAACCAGATCACCTTCCTTGAACCTGCGGTGGCGAACGTTTGAATTGTAGTATTTCGCGGCAGCGTGCTGGTAGTTATGGATTCTTATGAGGGCTTGGTCTCGtcgctcgttaatgagatcgagtTCGTCCAGTAGAATCGCGTTGTTGAGATCTTCTCGTTCGGGGAGGAATCTTCTCCGCACtccgggaaattctacttccgTTGGGATCATGCATTCCGTCCCGTAAACGAGGGCGAAGGGGGTTTCTCCTGTAGCCCGTCTTGGGGTTGTACGATGTGACCAAAGAACTCCTTCGAGCTCATCTGCCCATCGTCCCTTTTTGGCTTCTAAGCGTTTTTTTAACCCGTCAAGGACAGTTTTGTTAATGGTCTCTGCCTGGCCATTACATTGTGGATGTCTAGGAGTTGTCTTGTTCAGCCGTATCTTCCACTTCTCGCAGAATGCTTCAAATCGGGTAGAGATGAACTGAGATCTGTATTCtcttacgatttcgtaagggaCCCCGTGCCAGGTGATAATGTTCTTCCATACGAAGCTCTCGACTTGTACGTCTTTGATACTTGCGTAGGATTCTGCTTCTACCCACTTCGAAAAGAAATCCGTAAGGACCAAAAGGAAGCGTTTCAGTTTTGAATTGTGTAAAGGTCCGACGATATCCATGGACCATCGCATAAAGGGATACGGAGATGAAATGGACGAGAGGACCTCCGCAGGTTGATGGATGGTGGGCGCGTGCcattggcatttttcgcattttcgtgcgaatttctcgcaGTCTTTGATCATAGTTGGCCAGTAATAACCGTGGCATTTTATTTTGACTGCGAGACACCTTCCATCACttttctcactttctctccCTCAGCGCAGGTCATGAGTgggccggagaatctccatttttAGATTTCTCCCTCTACGGTTACATATCGTGCGGCTTGGGTTTTAATTTTGCGTGCCGCCCATTTCTCGGCGGGCAGCGTTCCGTCGGCTATGTAGGCTCGGATTGGCTCTAGCCATGGGCTGTCGCAACCGTATTCCGGCTGATCCATCTTTCCTTCTGGTGGATCTTTGATTTCCTCCGCATCTTCGATTTGTCCCTAAATCAGATTGGTGATCACCGGCggtccgatgctcggatgttCAATGAATTCCACTAGGATTACCCGTTTTAGTCTTGGATCCGAGCTTGACGCGAGCGCGGCCAAGGCATCTGCCTGGGTGTTTTCCGTGCGAGGAATTCTAGTGAGGGCGAAGTGGATGAAGTCTTGGGCCAGGTCCTGGACGAGTTTTAGATATGCATCCATTCTTTCGTCCCTTGCCTCATATTCTCTGCTGTATTGATTTGTGACTAACTGAgaatcgcagtaagcgtggatgttGCAAATCTTCAGCCCATGGGCTAGTTGTAATCCTGCAATGAGTGCTTCATATTCAGCCTCGTAGTTTGATGCATGGAATTCTAACCGAAACGACTGCTGCAAGATTTCCCCGGTGGGCGACGTGAGCTGAATCCTAATTCCGGATCCTTGTTTGGACGATGATCCATCGACATGAAGAACCCAAGTTGAATCTGGTTCCGTGTTTGCCATATCCCCCGTGGGAAATTCTACTAAGAAATCCGCCAGCAACTGAGATTTTGCGCAGGTTCTTGGGCGGTACTCGACATCGTACTCGCTCAATTCGATTGCCCATTTCGCGAGCCGTCCTGACTTATTCGGACTGTGCAGAACCGTGCGCAGGGGAAAGGTGGTGAGAATCACTATGGTATGAGATTGGAAATATGGCATGAGCTTTCTCGCCGATGTTAGAACAGCGAATGCTAGTTTTTCCATCAAGGGGTACCGCGTCTCAGCGTCCAACAAGGTTTTACTTATGTAAAAGATTGGTTTTTGTTCACCGCGTTCTTCTCTGATCAAAACGCCACTTACTGCTGTTGCGGAGACCGCGATGTATAAGAATAGAGGTTCTCCCTCTACTGGTTTTGCAAGAACGGGAGGAGTGGCCAGgtaacgcttcagctgttggaaagccttttcgcactcttccgaccattcaAACTTTTTCTTCCCTTTCAACGTGTCGTAGAAAGGCAGGCACTTGTCCGTCGAACGTGAGATGGAACGGTTCAAAGCTGCGACCCTTCCGGTTAGCCTTTGGACTTCTCGTTTTGTCTTTGGTGAGACCATTTCTATCAGTGCGTTTATCTGTTTGGGGTTGGCCTCGATCCCGCGACACGTGACCAGATAATCGAGAAACTCTCCTGATGCGACTGCGAACCTACATTTTTTCGGGTTTAGTTTCATGTTACGTAGGTTCAGCCTTGCGAAGCACTCTTCCAAGTGGGATACGTGGTCGTGATTGTCAAGGGATTTTACGAGCATGTCATCGATGTACACTTCCATAGTATTTCTAAGCTGTTCGGAGAACTTTCGATTGACAAGTCGCTGGTAAGTAGCACCCGCATTCTTGAGACCGAAAGGCACTACCTTGTAGCAATACGTTCCGCGGTCGGTGATGAATTcggtcttctcgcgatcgtcgggattcatcatgATTTGATTGTACCCGGAGAAGACGTCCATGAATTATAAAAGTTCGTTCCCTGCTATTGCTTCGACCAGTCGGTCAATGTGCGGAAGTGGGATGCAAtcttttggacaggccttgttgAGATCAGTGAAGTCGACGCATACTCGCCAtttgccgtttttctttttgaccacGACGGGATTGGCGAGCCAATCCGGGTATCTGACTTCTGTTATTGACCCTACTTTGAGGAGTTTCTCAACTTCCTCGTTTACCGCGGTAGCACGCTCTGGTCCTAGCTTCCGTCTTTTTTGTTTTACGGGTTTGTAGGTTGGGTCAATGTTGAGTTCGTGACATGATATGCCGATGTCgattcctggcatatcttccgtgGCCCAAGCGAAcgtattgaggttctttttaagacaagCCATGAGCTCTGTTCTCAGTGGTTCGCAGAGGTTGGCTCCGATCTCGATGCATCGTTCTGGGTGGGATTCGTCGACACAGACTGAGATTACCGGTTCACAAGTTGGTTCGCGCTTCCCTTCTAGAGCTTCGACCCTCTGTGACTGCCAGAAGTCTTCCGAGTCTTATTCTGGGGCACCCTCGTCGAGAGTcagctttcttttcttcttgtggGAAGCTTCGATCGCaaagttctttctttttaactcAGCGGCGAAACATACTTGTGACATCCTGTGGTCTCCTTGAATTGTTTCGACTCCATGAGGGGTCGGAAATTTAAGGCATAGGTGGAATGTCGATGGGATCGCTCTCATGGAATTCAGCCATGGAGTTCCAATGATTACATTGTACGATGTTGGGCGATCGACGACCAAGAATTCCGTGATTTTTACGACGCTCCCAGCTTTAACCAATAGGTTGATTGAGCCGAGGGTCATAGTAGCGTCTCCTGAGAGTCCAAAAATTGGACTGGGACCTTCCGTGATGGCGCACATGTCGATTTCCATTCTCTCGAGGGTGCTTTTATAGATAATGTTGGCCGAGCATCCGGTGTCGACCAACACTCTTGCTAAGTCGATGTCCTGGATGGTCAGTTCGATGACAAGGAGATGGTTGTGAGGTTTGACCTGGTCGGTCGTTGCTCTGTCCTTGAAAGAGACGACATCGTGAGCTACTGGAGCAGACATCTTGTATCTTTAATCgtttttgatttttgagttagagaattcgaccccccccccctccttctaacgccaaactgtgggaaccagaattcacaccgtcgattttaATGAATAAGTATGGAGGAAAACCAAGAAAACCCGATTTTCCCTGAAGGTCCGGATTCTCTGCGTAATCACTTTCAGAGCGTAAAAAGATAGATAGCAAGATAAAGATCAATAGTCGCTCGGAGGcgttttattaatgaaatagtATGAATACAGAACTTCTCcgagaggagtagagatatgctaactaGACAAAAGCAGAACAGAAAGGCGGCAAAACGTTCTAAGCCTTGTCTTTttagtctaaccacctaagttctaagttccctaagctagcaggagttctctaagtctaaattctcGGATCCCTTTTCTTCTGCTCCAGCTCTCCTTATATAGTTGTTTTAGGTCGGTGGCCCATTTACTCCTTTGCCTTTGGGCCCAAGTTTATCTCTTTTGGGAATATTCCTTTTTTCGTCGATCTTTGTAGTTATTCTCGAatcttgatatttatcttcggaaacttacCGTTTATCTTACTTCCGCGAGTTaggataaaccgtcataactcCCATTGGGCTCGGGTCCCTTCTAAATCGTAGATCGGACTCTAGACACGTTTAGATCCTCTCGGGCCGGTTTTAGGCCTTCGGGCTTTTCTACAATTTTAGTCGTAAAACTTTGAGAGTAACTCCGATCAAGACGAAACGAGAGGTATATAATCCAAAAGTCGGATATCACAACTATACGGAGGACACGAGAGTCGAAACGAGTCGGACTGGCCGGGATTGAATTGTCCTCACCCTAGGGCGAGGTGAACCGGGCGCGGAtcatcctcgcccatgggcgaggtgactgtggtgctggtcgtcctcgcccatgggcgaggagaCCTTGGTgatggtcgtcctcgcccatgaccgtggtgctggtcgtcctcgcccatgggcgaagTGACCTTGGTGATGTtcatcctcgcccatgggcgaggtgaccgttgtgctggtcgtcctcgcccatgggcgaggtgaccttgtGAGAACGGTCCGGCTCTCGGGTCTTGACCTGTCTCTTTTCTTACTGATCTTTCCGGAGACCCTCGTCCATAATTATTTGTATTCTTCCGATCTTTCTTTCGAGAAGTCTTTCGTGAAGAATTTgctaaaatgataatattagccgttgatttcgagataaccgttttcgaccccaacatagattatttggatatatttatgATCTATACATCAGAATCGAACCTACTTAGATTCAGAAGGATCCAGTTCGAAACCTACACAAAAATTTATAGTACCCGAATGGAGTCTAATCTCGAAACCCAAAAACTAATATCCGAAAAAACAACTTGTATTCGAACGGATACCCCAATACACATTCCTAActgattatataaacaaaaaaaaagttgttaatTGTTTTGAATTCTTGTCACAAATtgagtaattttatttaaacatttcaaatttttatggttAACTTTCAAAAGAAATGTTGTCCAATTATCATGTCAAAGACAATtaatgaaatagaaaaaaagagtaaaaaaataatataaaaatgtaatagatacttaaaataaaaataagtaagttttgttttgtacTTTGTAATAAATGTTGTCGAATTATTTAGAAATTACAATAAATGAAAtggttaaaattaattaaaaataatgaaaatctGTAGAAAATTCGTTAAAATagacaaatattattttgtatagaGTATATATTTCATTGAAACTATTTTCGAATTGATAAAATTAAGAAATGTGATACGTGAGTTGGCTTTAGAACCCAAGTGGCCCTTGAAGAACACTAAAAAAATGGCTGAAAGTTTCTCTTGGAGCGAATTGGAGGATTGGAACACAGTCGCTTGGAGGTCTTTTTACACGCTGCTTATAGATCATTTTAGTAAAAactcttatttttctttcaaaacatatatttaggGTTCGACCTTGGGGGTCAATTGTCAGGTTCACGGATTCGACGCCAGGCGGTGGCGAACTGCCCATCCTGTCACCCACACGGATATGGACCTATGCTTTAGGGTCCACTTGAATACCCGGAGAGAGAGTCTATCCGTGGGCTGCACCTCCCCTTGGGGATTAGTCTGGGCCTCTCCGAGGTC
The window above is part of the Brassica napus cultivar Da-Ae chromosome C8, Da-Ae, whole genome shotgun sequence genome. Proteins encoded here:
- the LOC125591876 gene encoding uncharacterized protein LOC125591876, producing MSAPVAHDVVSFKDRATTDQVKPHNHLLVIELTIQDIDLARVLVDTGCSANIIYKSTLERMEIDMCAITEGPSPIFGLSGDATMTLGSINLLVKAGSVVKITEFLVVDRPTSYNVIIGTPWLNSMRAIPSTFHLCLKFPTPHGVETIQGDHRMSQSQRVEALEGKREPTCEPVISVCVDESHPERCIEIGANLCEPLRTELMACLKKNLNTFAWATEDMPGIDIGISCHELNIDPTYKPVKQKRRKLGPERATAVNEEVEKLLKVGSITEVRYPDWLANPVVVKKKNGKWRVCVDFTDLNKACPKDCIPLPHIDRLVEAIAGNELL